GAGGTTGTTTCAGCCCCCGATATTCTTGAGCAATTTGGTAGTAAGCGCCAGCGATCGCAAAATTGGCTTCATGTTCTAGAGCTGCATCAACAATAATCCGAATTGTTGGCGGTGTTTCGTTAAAAAAATCTCGTGATTCTTCAGAATGGAAGTTTTGGACAATGGAGCGATCGCCATTTGGGCTAAGATCGACCCATTCACAAACCATGCCTTCAGTTTTTAAACCAAATCTGGAAGTGGCATAAAGCTTGGCTCCCGTTAAAGTTGCTCCTGTTAAGTCAGCACCGATCCATTCTGCCCTAATTAATTTTGCCTGAGTTAAATTGGCGTGGACTAAACTTGTATTTGTTAAATTGGCATTGCTTAAATCTGCGCCAATTAAATCAGCCCCGCTCAATTTTGCACCGCTCAAATCTGCCCATCGGAGATTTGCGCCACTCAAATCAGCCCATCGGAGATTTGCACCACTCAAATCAGCCCCGCTCAAATTAGTATGGCTAAGATTGGCTTGTCTGAGTTCGGCATCTCGCAAATTTGCACCGCTCAAGTCAGAACGACTGAGATCGCTGGCGTTTAAGTTAGCCATCTCCAAGTTGGCTCCAGTTAAAGAAGCACCTCTCAAGATAGCCTCACTTAAGTTAGCGTGACGGAGATTCGCTTGGCGGAGTGTCGCCTCTCGCAAATCAGCACCAGTGAGATCGGCCTCCAATAAATCAGCGCGACTGAGATCAGCGCGAACTAACTCGGTGCGGATTAATGAGGCTCCTCTGAGTTGAGCGCGACTTAAATCCGCTCGAATCAAATTAGCGACGTTGAGACTGGCGTTATTGAGAATGGCGCTGCATAGATTCGCACCACTCAGTCTAGCTACATTCAACTTGGCATTGCTTAAGTTAGCTTCACTCAGATTCGCGCCACTCAGGTTGACTATACTCAAATTAGCATCGCTCAGATTTACACCACTGAGTTTTACTCCACTCAGATTGGCTTCTGGGAGGTCAACACCATTAAAGTTTAAGACTCCTGCTGCGTATTGTTCCAGTAATTCCTCTACAGTCATCGATGCTACCCCTTGGATGCCAACTTTAATAGTTGGTAAAGTCATAAAAAACGGAATGTCAAAATCAAAAATGAATATTGGGATTTTAGGATTGGGACTGATTGGCGGATCTTTGGGCTTTGATTTGCGATCGCAAGGACATCATATCTTAGGAGTTAGTCGCCGTGAAGCTACCTGTCAAAAGGCAGTTAGCTTGGGCAGTGTTGATGAAGCATCAGTCGATCTGAGCCTATTAGCAGCCGCAGAAGTTGTATTTATTTGTACACCTCTAGCCCTTATTGTGCATCAATTTGAACAGTTAGTCGCTCATTTGCCTGTTACTACAATCGTCACTGATGTAGGTTCGGCGAAAGCACAGATAGTCAAGGATATTACTCCCCTTTGGGATAATTTTATTGGTGGTCATCCAATGGCGGGCAGAACAGACAGTGGGATAGAAGCTGCACAGCGAGATTTATTTGTTGATAAACCTTACGTATTAACACCGATAACTACAACCCCAACTAGTGCAATTACAGTTGTGGAAGAAATTGTGC
This portion of the Nostoc sp. GT001 genome encodes:
- a CDS encoding pentapeptide repeat-containing protein gives rise to the protein MTVEELLEQYAAGVLNFNGVDLPEANLSGVKLSGVNLSDANLSIVNLSGANLSEANLSNAKLNVARLSGANLCSAILNNASLNVANLIRADLSRAQLRGASLIRTELVRADLSRADLLEADLTGADLREATLRQANLRHANLSEAILRGASLTGANLEMANLNASDLSRSDLSGANLRDAELRQANLSHTNLSGADLSGANLRWADLSGANLRWADLSGAKLSGADLIGADLSNANLTNTSLVHANLTQAKLIRAEWIGADLTGATLTGAKLYATSRFGLKTEGMVCEWVDLSPNGDRSIVQNFHSEESRDFFNETPPTIRIIVDAALEHEANFAIAGAYYQIAQEYRGLKQPPSIESGRRRTIFTFHVDSDEALFITAYIVILPFLDAASIQKNICSIMEMINSEVVANQNLKLLKSPHIVKQLNTLLEQAINQATIIKQTKKNIEVAAKLNFCKAPTQIVLTNSSAHTLIVYDHPNFGKRFINRSALNASAYDISSDSTKNILPSLDIIIDFVKGFHYISH
- a CDS encoding prephenate/arogenate dehydrogenase, whose translation is MNIGILGLGLIGGSLGFDLRSQGHHILGVSRREATCQKAVSLGSVDEASVDLSLLAAAEVVFICTPLALIVHQFEQLVAHLPVTTIVTDVGSAKAQIVKDITPLWDNFIGGHPMAGRTDSGIEAAQRDLFVDKPYVLTPITTTPTSAITVVEEIVRSLGANIYYCQPEQHDRAVSWISHLPVMVSSSLIAACLSETDPDVLQLAQKLASSGFRDTSRVGGGNPELGVMMARYNRQALLRSLQQYRQNLDELTNLIEQENWVVLEEKFKSRQQARPDFV